The following coding sequences are from one Enterococcus sp. 4G2_DIV0659 window:
- a CDS encoding DUF3188 domain-containing protein, which translates to MVRNGLFICSIGFIIILYTVNPASLNYDLLSMTTGIFLVIVGGYFFFKGKKIEETKIKKQTNEVKK; encoded by the coding sequence ATGGTCAGAAACGGCTTGTTTATATGTAGTATTGGATTTATAATTATTTTATATACTGTGAATCCAGCTTCACTAAATTATGATTTGTTAAGTATGACAACAGGAATTTTCTTAGTGATTGTTGGCGGTTATTTCTTTTTCAAAGGAAAGAAAATTGAAGAAACAAAAATAAAGAAGCAAACTAACGAGGTGAAAAAATAA
- a CDS encoding DUF3284 domain-containing protein, with the protein MEITKKLAIPAPYFYEKVIDSVLFDIRKHTGKSLTKKQLTNFEYVKSFSKNSRAKIKVEKIVDNASYHFRTSTTKNNFSVGYEIVPIDDKTCEIHYTEKMESFGFLQKINDAVLGTILLYFKKRQFNKMLQMIEESY; encoded by the coding sequence ATGGAGATTACTAAAAAATTAGCTATTCCAGCGCCTTACTTTTATGAAAAAGTGATTGATTCTGTTTTGTTTGATATTCGCAAACATACTGGAAAAAGTTTGACCAAAAAACAATTGACTAACTTTGAATACGTAAAATCATTTTCTAAAAACAGCCGAGCAAAAATCAAAGTCGAAAAAATTGTCGATAATGCCTCTTACCATTTTCGGACATCAACGACTAAAAATAATTTTTCGGTGGGCTATGAAATTGTACCCATCGATGATAAAACATGTGAGATTCATTATACAGAAAAAATGGAATCATTTGGATTTTTACAAAAAATAAACGATGCTGTATTAGGCACGATTTTGCTGTATTTTAAAAAACGTCAATTTAACAAAATGCTGCAGATGATAGAAGAATCATACTAA
- a CDS encoding GNAT family N-acetyltransferase has product MGVIQKMTEEQVDEMFQLAAYAFNAETTDKRKERFKEIVKHSWNYGCFSENDLANQVISTPFNVAFHGVNYQMAGIGCVSSYPEYRGQGGISAIMKQLLAELAENKVELAYLAPFSHPFYRNYGFEQLFEQISYTIKAADWPNIRAVPGNMRRVSFEEAKSVCQSIYSVLPKNQRGAVVRQSWWLDYSFGMEQGNQFALYEDEHGNPKGYLIYKSSKEQFVVKEWGYLTGLAFRSILRFIGSHNGSSQEFYYETGFDGQNLSYLMPEPVLEMKISPYMMGRIVDLESFLTKYPFQPGKEACYYLKVEDTYGPWNEGVWEVKINEKGKCIAKKVSQIIGKQKEEAVITSTIQSWTQLFMGYRTISDISFYGKLSGKADLIESLEQRLVKGMPVLEDYF; this is encoded by the coding sequence ATGGGTGTCATTCAAAAAATGACTGAAGAACAAGTAGATGAAATGTTTCAACTAGCAGCGTATGCATTTAACGCAGAAACCACAGACAAACGCAAAGAACGTTTTAAAGAGATAGTGAAACATTCTTGGAATTATGGCTGTTTTTCCGAAAATGACTTAGCAAATCAAGTGATCTCTACACCATTTAACGTAGCGTTTCATGGTGTGAACTATCAAATGGCTGGCATTGGTTGTGTTTCATCTTATCCTGAATATCGTGGACAAGGTGGTATTTCAGCTATTATGAAACAGTTACTAGCAGAACTAGCTGAAAATAAGGTGGAATTAGCATATTTAGCGCCTTTTTCTCATCCTTTTTATAGAAACTATGGATTTGAACAATTGTTTGAGCAGATTAGTTACACAATCAAGGCGGCTGATTGGCCAAATATAAGAGCGGTGCCAGGCAATATGCGACGTGTATCCTTTGAAGAAGCTAAAAGTGTTTGTCAAAGCATCTATTCTGTATTGCCAAAGAATCAGCGTGGTGCAGTTGTTCGACAATCTTGGTGGCTAGATTATTCTTTTGGGATGGAGCAAGGAAATCAGTTTGCGCTTTATGAAGATGAACATGGTAATCCCAAGGGCTATTTAATCTATAAATCTAGTAAAGAACAATTTGTAGTTAAAGAATGGGGATATCTAACAGGTTTAGCGTTTCGATCCATTCTTCGGTTTATTGGATCACATAATGGTTCTTCACAAGAATTTTACTATGAAACAGGGTTTGATGGTCAAAATTTGAGTTATTTAATGCCAGAACCTGTACTAGAAATGAAAATCAGCCCCTACATGATGGGAAGAATCGTTGATTTGGAAAGTTTTTTGACCAAGTATCCGTTTCAACCAGGAAAAGAGGCTTGTTACTATCTTAAGGTTGAAGACACTTATGGACCATGGAATGAAGGCGTTTGGGAAGTAAAAATCAATGAAAAAGGAAAATGCATAGCAAAAAAAGTGAGTCAGATTATTGGAAAACAAAAGGAAGAAGCAGTAATTACAAGTACGATCCAATCTTGGACCCAACTCTTTATGGGCTATCGTACCATCAGTGACATTAGCT